The Staphylococcus sp. KG4-3 genome has a window encoding:
- a CDS encoding carboxymuconolactone decarboxylase family protein has product MSIIQLSAYGETPFQKLLGYNKEIMYNWNNLSKSLEKERLLSQVLKEELRRMLAQKNGCKYCKAKGKPSHELTDEKSAICIGFVEVYLTLGNEIPDYAIKLLKDHLTPSEISELIAFVSFTTCQQHFGAIMQLEP; this is encoded by the coding sequence ATGTCTATAATTCAATTGTCTGCTTACGGTGAGACACCTTTCCAAAAATTATTAGGTTATAACAAGGAAATTATGTATAACTGGAATAACCTTAGTAAATCATTAGAAAAGGAACGTTTATTATCTCAAGTCTTAAAAGAAGAATTACGCAGAATGCTAGCTCAAAAGAACGGTTGCAAATACTGTAAAGCCAAAGGAAAACCAAGCCATGAATTAACTGATGAAAAATCAGCCATTTGTATTGGTTTTGTAGAAGTATATCTCACATTAGGAAATGAAATCCCTGATTATGCTATTAAATTATTGAAAGATCATCTAACTCCTTCAGAAATAAGTGAATTGATAGCATTTGTATCTTTTACTACTTGCCAACAACACTTTGGAGCAATTATGCAGTTAGAACCATAA
- a CDS encoding DMT family transporter, whose translation MSNKQTKIKVFFAFMITIFLWASAFPMIKVALYDFKAENLSALRLMIASIILLVIAIIKKVSLPVLKDIPIILVLGFCGFTVYHTALSFGEYYVSAGVASLIVSTTPIFATLLATYFLREKFSKIAWLGSIIAFVGVAFISLGDDATLHAMIVGIILVLVASIGESIYFTFQSNYLEKYGFIPFTIYTIIAGTLFTLIFLPDTFTELQNASVISMLSVLYLGAFPTVIPYIALAYTINKVGVSDATMALYLTPAVSLVLAFFILGEVPNIVAIIGGVITLIGITITTNQSNEYV comes from the coding sequence ATGAGTAACAAACAAACCAAAATAAAAGTCTTTTTTGCTTTCATGATTACTATATTTTTGTGGGCTTCAGCGTTTCCTATGATAAAAGTAGCATTATATGATTTTAAAGCAGAAAATTTATCTGCATTAAGACTAATGATTGCGAGTATAATCCTTCTAGTTATAGCAATAATTAAGAAAGTCTCATTACCAGTACTTAAAGATATTCCTATTATATTGGTTTTAGGCTTTTGTGGGTTTACTGTATATCATACAGCACTAAGTTTTGGAGAATATTACGTAAGTGCTGGTGTTGCGAGTCTAATTGTCTCGACTACACCAATATTTGCGACACTTTTAGCTACTTATTTCTTAAGAGAAAAATTTTCTAAAATAGCATGGTTAGGTTCAATTATTGCATTCGTTGGAGTAGCATTTATATCGTTGGGGGATGATGCGACATTACATGCTATGATTGTAGGTATTATTTTAGTATTAGTAGCTTCCATAGGGGAAAGTATATATTTTACTTTTCAATCGAATTATTTAGAAAAATATGGATTTATACCATTTACTATTTATACTATTATCGCTGGTACATTGTTCACTTTGATATTTTTACCTGATACATTTACTGAATTGCAAAATGCAAGTGTGATATCAATGTTATCTGTTTTATATCTAGGTGCATTTCCAACAGTTATCCCATACATTGCTTTAGCATATACCATAAATAAAGTGGGAGTTTCCGATGCTACAATGGCTCTTTACTTAACACCAGCAGTTTCTCTTGTTTTGGCGTTTTTTATACTTGGAGAGGTTCCTAATATTGTAGCTATCATAGGTGGCGTTATTACATTAATAGGTATCACTATAACAACTAATCAATCGAATGAATACGTGTGA
- a CDS encoding PhzF family phenazine biosynthesis isomerase has protein sequence MTKSVQVYHYDAFSTEANRGNPAGIVLCGDDLKVEEMQAIALKVGFNETAFPLKSNKADLRIRFFTPGHEMNLCGHATIATLYALKTKGLLQNKTDFTIETNAGVLPIKIDNSSDAVYITMQQSSPQFKTFSGSKVDLANVLGIETSDFDDDLPIVYGSTGVCTLITPVKNLKVCEKLNPNNELFPLILKEMPHVSIHPFCMETHHFNTDMHARHFSSPFSGTKEDPVTGTASGVMGAYYIKYIKQRQRTSNPLTLLIEQGQEIEKDGKVNVEVTTHADDYDIKISGNAVYVKTFNVVLDVI, from the coding sequence ATGACAAAATCTGTACAAGTTTATCACTATGACGCTTTTAGTACTGAAGCAAATAGAGGCAATCCAGCGGGTATAGTATTATGTGGTGATGACTTAAAAGTTGAAGAAATGCAGGCAATTGCCTTAAAAGTTGGATTCAATGAAACTGCTTTTCCACTTAAATCTAATAAAGCTGATTTAAGAATACGCTTTTTTACGCCAGGTCATGAAATGAACCTATGCGGTCATGCAACTATTGCAACACTTTACGCATTAAAAACTAAGGGTTTATTACAAAATAAAACAGACTTTACAATCGAAACAAATGCTGGTGTGTTACCAATAAAAATTGATAACTCAAGTGATGCTGTATATATTACTATGCAACAATCCTCACCACAGTTTAAAACATTCTCTGGTTCTAAGGTTGATTTAGCTAATGTTTTGGGTATAGAAACAAGTGATTTTGACGATGATTTACCTATTGTTTATGGAAGCACGGGTGTTTGTACCCTTATTACCCCGGTTAAAAACCTTAAAGTTTGTGAAAAATTGAATCCAAATAATGAACTATTTCCTTTAATATTAAAAGAAATGCCACATGTTTCTATTCATCCATTCTGCATGGAAACGCATCATTTCAACACTGATATGCATGCGAGACATTTTTCCTCGCCCTTTTCGGGTACTAAAGAAGACCCAGTCACAGGTACCGCTTCCGGTGTTATGGGAGCATATTACATTAAATATATAAAACAGAGGCAGAGGACATCGAATCCATTAACGCTACTCATCGAACAAGGTCAAGAAATAGAAAAGGATGGTAAAGTGAACGTTGAAGTTACAACTCATGCTGATGATTATGATATAAAAATTTCTGGAAATGCTGTTTATGTCAAAACCTTTAACGTTGTTTTAGATGTCATTTAA
- a CDS encoding Lrp/AsnC family transcriptional regulator: protein MDLTDRKILKILKEDSKVSLNYISNEVNLSTPSVRERLNKLRDVGVINKYTIEIDYKTLGYDIELIIDIVIKNNLYKDFKMYIAEQDNVEFCYRISGESCFIFKVRFKRMIDAENFVDSIQKYGHTKTNFIFSKTI, encoded by the coding sequence ATGGACTTAACAGATAGAAAAATCTTAAAAATTTTAAAAGAAGATAGTAAAGTTTCTCTAAATTATATTAGTAATGAAGTTAACCTTTCAACGCCTTCGGTGCGAGAAAGATTAAATAAATTGAGAGATGTAGGTGTTATAAACAAATATACAATTGAAATTGATTATAAAACGCTAGGATATGACATTGAACTCATAATAGATATAGTGATTAAAAATAATTTATATAAAGATTTTAAGATGTATATAGCAGAACAAGATAATGTGGAATTTTGTTATAGGATTTCAGGAGAAAGTTGTTTTATTTTTAAAGTAAGATTTAAAAGGATGATAGATGCAGAAAATTTTGTTGATAGTATACAAAAATATGGTCATACTAAAACAAATTTTATATTTTCAAAAACAATTTAA